From Perognathus longimembris pacificus isolate PPM17 chromosome 22, ASM2315922v1, whole genome shotgun sequence, one genomic window encodes:
- the Il17b gene encoding interleukin-17B has product MDWPHSLVLLCATSVLLGLGQPRSPKGKRKGQGRPGAQDPGPQQVPLDLVSRVKPFARMEEYERNLGEMVAQLRNSSEPARRKCEVNLQLWLSNKRSLSPWGYSINHDPGRIPADLPEARCLCLGCVNPFTMQEDRSMVSVPVFSQVPVRRRLCPPAPRPGPCRLRAGMETIAVGCTCIF; this is encoded by the exons ATGGACTGGCCGCACAGCCTG GTGCTCCTGTGTGCCACCTCCGTCCTCCTGGGGCTGGGCCAGCCCAGGAGCCCCAAAGGCAAGAGGAAGGGGCAAGGCCGCCCCGGCGCCCAGGACCCTGGGCCCCAGCAGGTGCCGCTGGACCTGGTGTCGCGGGTGAAGCCCTTCGCCCGCATGGAGGAGTACGAGAGGAACCTGGGCGAGATGGTGGCCCAGCTGAGGAACAGCTCCGAGCCGGCCAggaggaagtgcgaggtcaacCTGCAGCTGTGGCTGTCCAACAAGAGGAGCCTGTCCCCCTGGGGCTACAG CATCAACCACGACCCCGGGCGCATCCCCGCGGACCTGCCCGAGGCGCGCTGCCTGTGCCTGGGCTGCGTGAACCCCTTCACCATGCAGGAGGACCGCAGCATGGTGAGCGTGCCCGTGTTCAGCCAGGTGCCCGTGCGCCGCCGCCtctgcccgcccgccccgcgccccgggccctgCCGCCTGCGCGCCGGCATGGAGACCATCGCCGTGGGCTGCACCTGCATCTTCTGA